One genomic region from Anopheles bellator chromosome 2, idAnoBellAS_SP24_06.2, whole genome shotgun sequence encodes:
- the LOC131208761 gene encoding phosducin-like protein encodes MATLDDKLLGEKVHNYCSSSEDEAGDDECDSSEASGSGKSGATKPSGLRVSKSKPATEPTVQHQTHWTGTAGNTGPKGVIQDWQRFKQLEAERREQDAAEKLRLLKKLSITTRTKEEDREAEAMGELDAEFRELMDEDFLLEYQRKRMAEMLAMMDRKGRYGELIDLKTGDDFLQAVDKENKNTTVVVHIYREKYGPCVKMNEALQKLAKEYWNVKFCKFVCTDAGLSNLFKASGVPALLIYKDGQMIGNFVKLVDDLSDEFDYSDVESFLVETGIINDKSCKPTIVEQQ; translated from the coding sequence ATGGCGACGCTGGACGATAAGTTGCTGGGAGAAAAGGTACACAACTACTGTAGCAGCAGCGAAGACGAGGCAGGCGACGATGAGTGCGATTCGAGCGAAgcgtccggatccggaaaatCGGGTGCGACCAAACCGTCCGGGCTGCGTGTGAGCAAAAGCAAGCCCGCAACCGAACCAACGGTTCAACATCAAACACACTGGACCGGGACGGCCGGTAATACGGGACCGAAGGGAGTGATACAGGACTGGCAGCGATTTAAGCAGCTGGAGGCGGAACGGCGCGAACAGGATGCGGCAGAAAAGTTGCGCCTACTGAAGAAGCTTAGCATTACGACGCGCACGAAGGAAGAGGACCGGGAGGCGGAAGCGATGGGCGAGCTGGACGCCGAGTTCCGTGAACTGATGGACGAGGACTTCCTGCTAGAGTACCAGCGGAAGCGTATGGCCGAGATGCTTGCCATGATGGACCGGAAAGGTCGGTACGGGGAGCTGATCGATTTGAAGACGGGCGACGATTTCCTGCAGGCCGTGGACAAGGAGAACAAAAATACGACCGTAGTGGTACACATCTACCGTGAAAAGTACGGTCCGTGCGTGAAGATGAACGAAGCTCTTCAGAAGCTTGCGAAAGAGTATTGGAATGTGAAGTTTTGCAAGTTTGTCTGCACCGATGCCGGGTTGAGCAACCTGTTCAAAGCTTCCGGTGTGCCGGCTCTCCTCATCTACAAGGACGGTCAGATGATTGGAAATTTTGTGAAGCTAGTGGACGATCTGAGCGACGAGTTCGACTACAGCGACGTCGAAAGCTTCCTCGTGGAAACCGGCATCATTAACGACAAGTCTTGCAAACCGACCATCGTCGAGCAGCAGTGA
- the LOC131208760 gene encoding centromere/kinetochore protein zw10 → MDKIAQKPFENVSFSVPEVLSRIRKNQDEVRDIVSAQYAEFMSNANDYRMLLESAKLLEAEIKELISTTSQLSVEKSSAAWSDLCQYQRDLEEGVRGYKIAKKLLSIHDLFDGLSLTGNAYEKRAHMLGKIKTLLDEIEDPVLPDLHCYQNLKVRHESEYATLVDDLNGNFDSLVTMQKRTFQNTKSVTIRICKDETELYQVVVALLKTQHNFRSVCRFLLEEVFAPVIVKPVSLICDEKTDEQHVLIQLSYQLTVAEELRPGYKTVVSNLTQIFYNLSNMNIVVSDDECLFKVFARQMKKELCDLLIEQCLERDIPGTIEGMKESPMIRDVCEFNEFLKTINFTDEENDSRLDEYANSIESIHHKKLCQNVLDSAVEIMKRESHEMVLIEEHEYRFAGTTAHFSSCMVTRTVVDLKKFLDKVLTEADAQGEISDRLIQTIATILERYTVDLPMANEKLLFKIPQQSALFRNDCTYLNYWLQKNDSKLKEHCPFASILEALKACGEDIFQHQLNNQRTQTMQALNGFELSNNLVELGTEHQRAVRQCIRQFELLKNVWQTVLPDPVYKQSISGLLDLFLREVIKRIQNLEDITTAIGNGLVLLIDTMKETLPKLFKETSDVHQLVKQWPKLLQLRQILCGSLVEITELWAEGKGPLTMCFSAEEVKHLIRALFQNTKQRQACIASIV, encoded by the exons ATGGATAAAATTGCCCAAAAACCGTTCGAAAATGTGTCCTTCAGCGTGCCCGAGGTGCTGTCGCGCATTCGCAAAAACCAAGACGAAGTGCGCGATATTGTGAGCGCCCAGTACGCGGAATTCATGTCGAACGCCAACGACTACCGGATGCTGCTGGAGAGCGCCAAACTGCTGGAGGCGGAAATCAAAGAGCTGATCTCAACGACCAGCCAGCTAAGCGTCGAAAAGTCGAGCGCGGCCTGGAGCGACCTGTGCCAGTATCAGCGTGATCTGGAGGAAGGCGTTCGCGGGTATAAGATTGCCAAGAAGCTGCTCTCGATTCACGATCTGTTCGATGGACTGAGTCTCACGGGGAATGCGTACGAAAAGCGTGCCCACATGCTGGGCAAGATCAAGACGCTGCTGGATGAGATCGAAGATCCGGTCCTGCCGGATCTGCACTGCTACCAGAACTTGAAAGTGCGGCACGAAAGCGAGTACGCTACGCTCGTTGATGATCTGAACGGCAACTTTGACAGCCTGGTGACGATGCAGAAGCGCACATTCCAAAACACCAAATCGGTAACGATCCGCATCTGCAAGGACGAGACCGAACTGTaccaggtggtggtggcgctgctcAAAACTCAGCACAATTTCCGATCCGTGTGTCGGTTCCTGCTGGAGGAGGTCTTTGCACCCGTCATCGTAAAACCCGTGTCGTTGATTTGTGACGAAAAGACGGACGAACAACACGTTCTCATCCAGCTCTCGTATCAGCTGACGGTGGCGGAAGAGTTGCGCCCCGGCTACAAGACGGTGGTGTCGAATCTAACGCAAATTTTCTATAACCTCAGCAACATGAACATCGTAGTCTCGGACGACGAGTGTCTGTTCAAGGTGTTTGCCCGGCAAATGAAGAAGGAACTGTGCGATTTGCTGATCGAGCAGTGTCTGGAACGCGACATACCGGGTACGATCGAGGGAATGAAAGAATCGCCGATGATCCGTGACGTGTGCGAGTTTAATGAGTTTCTGAAAACGATCAACTTTACCGACGAGGAAAACGACAGCCGGCTGGACGAGTATGCCAATTCGATAGAATCGATCCACCACAAAAAGCTGTGCCAAAACGTGCTTGACTCGGCAGTGGAGATAATGAAGCGCGAGAGCCACGAAATGGTCCTCATTGAGGAGCATGAGTATCGGTTCGCCGGCACAACCGCCCACTTCTCAAGCTGCATGGTAACACGGACGGTGGTGGATTTGAAAAAGTTCCTGGACAAGGTGCTCACCGAGGCGGATGCGCAGGGTGAAATATCGGATCGATTGATTCAAACTATCGCCACCATCCTCGAGAGATACACGGTGGATTTGCCGATGGCAAACGAGAAATTGCTCTTTAAAATCCCACAACAGTCGGCTCTGTTCCGCAACGATTGCACCTATCTGAACTATTGGTTGCAGAAAAACGACAGCAAGCTAAAGGAGCATTGCCCGTTCGCGAGCATTTTGGAGGCACTGAAAGCGTGTGGCGAGGACATCTTCCAGCATCAGCTCAACAACCAGCGCACACAAACCATGCAGGCTTTGAATGGATTTG AACTGTCCAACAATCTGGTGGAACTGGGAACGGAACATCAGCGAGCCGTTCGGCAGTGTATCCGCCAGTTTGAGCTGCTGAAAAACGTGTGGCAGACGGTTCTTCCCGATCCGGTGTACAAGCAGAGCATTTCCGGCCTGCTCGATCTGTTTCTCCGTGAGGTTATCAAAAGAATTCAGAACCTCGAAGACATAACTACCGCCATCGGCAACGGACTGGTGCTGCTCATTGACACTATGAAGGAAACATTACCGAAACTATTCAAG gAAACCAGCGATGTGCATCAGTTAGTGAAGCAGTGGCCAAAATTGCTCCAGTTGCGACAAATTCTGTGCGGCTCGCTGGTGGAAATCACTGAGCTGTGGGCCGAAGGAAAGGGCCCCCTGACCATGTGCTTCAGTGCCGAGGAAGTTAAACATTTGATCCGTGCCTTATTCCAGAACACCAAACAACGGCAGGCATGCATTGCCTCTATCGTGTGA
- the LOC131209267 gene encoding uncharacterized protein LOC131209267 produces MSKETMIIFVYDLTKKVENDDPTGSIIYFHPMWVSELQKKSLCGQLMGSTHFLGETLSNVRFISLQNGKFALRPHGRFMLAVGSDRNIPNSILEYRANLLSSLIELFHGNFNTLCNVFAEKEQKNGFNEKVFCVMESCLPLLQFNGNIFQNMPSLRLPKCASNVYLESNQVLQSFLQNKGVLGGSIFYHNKVLATQLPINLTKLLVYSDPYRIKIADSISVTFHVPNGVSLISAYISKRDYVQLVEATRNIPIYFNNSAIGAPCTGPVPFAVKKKIIPSKDLGGALGGLKSDKSIIFSHIPEEECVPAEGQQEPTPKKSFTLSRPTFLPLKFKNLTSRDIIDSGVNSINFDESDSFPNFIGKTSVCSTPLTENKIVPNRNMMSICVTQDKPSALEEEPPTGDGAKPKESENASKYFKQTNIGAPMKYATFSNPLLTSRKIRALSLATLNEREDAEEQDESTVSENDDVEERKLRNKGLLRQLISKDYNAMQTVADPLYPILDQRKRAMSFSLFQNFERLRNERLAELIEQEEEQASKDREDKGTEPEPRKGSPVNEPIVLKATDNPPLRATTPKDRRALSLPIKSFNLNDDSHTQQRITNGSGSGQELFTRRKSTLELTPLMNKLTVLAANDPESSGVSSWDTTPGCSYNMAISPQEYIPQRRKSQDISQVTAGPRDDDEKALVKVELFVCVQQNMTLVLVMQEKNCKNQRLVQTLFESCVSKFLRIENDIQLAMNINVDGYDKAEGYSLIALDSDWDVAKKSGPWSTLELQTTESLHSYFRKSNLVTEVTLKSQDSVLYGYQCGMRELFYTQPANAQSGPPPPQDVMGSVPLCAKRRIERDHFALLL; encoded by the exons ATGTCGAA GGAAACGATGATTATCTTTGTGTACGACCTCacaaaaaaggtggaaaacgaTGATCCGACGGGTTCGATTATTTACTTTCATCCGATGTGGGTTTCGGAACTTCAGAAAAAGTCTCTGTGTGGTCAGCTTATG GGATCCACTCATTTTTTGGGAGAAACTCTATCGAACGTGCGCTTCATTTCGCTGCAAAATGGCAAATTCGCTCTACGGCCCCATGGACGGTTCATGCTG GCCGTCGGCTCGGACCGCAACATCCCGAACTCTATTCTAGAGTACCGAGCAAATTTGTTGTCCAGCCTGATTGAACTGTTCCACGGCAATTTTAACACGCTATGCAACGTGTTTGCCGAAAAGGAGCAAAAGAATGGCTTCAATGAGAAAGTGTTCTGCGTGATGGAGTCATGTCTGCCGCTGTTGCAGTTCAAtggcaacatttttcaaaacatgccCTCGCTCCGATTGCCAAAG TGTGCAAGCAACGTGTATTTGGAGTCGAATCAAGTTCTTCAgagttttcttcaaaacaaGGGAGTTCTTGGGGGCTCTATATTTTACCATAACAA AGTACTGGCAACACAGCTGCCGATCAATCTAACGAAACTACTTGTCTACTCCGATCCCTATCGTATTAAAATAGCCGATTCCATAAGCGTAACATTCCACGTTCCGAACGGCGTTAGTCTTATCAGTGCGTACATTAGCAAGCGCGACTATGTGCAGCTCGTGGAGGCTACTAGAAACATTCCGATTTATTTCAACAATTCCGCCATCGGTGCGCCCTGCACCGGGCCGGTACCGTTTGCCGTTAAGAAAAAGATCATACCCTCAAAGGATCTCGGTGGCGCACTGGGTGGTCTGAAGTCGGATAAGTCGATAATTTTTTCCCACATTCCGGAGGAAGAGTGTGTACCCGCCGAGGGGCAGCAGGAGCCGACACCAAAGAAGTCATTCACCCTTTCGCGGCCCACCTTTTTGCCGTTGAAGTTTAAGAATCTAACCTCGCGTGACATTATCGATTCGGGAGTGAACTCAATCAATTTTGACGAATCCGACAGCTTCCCGAACTTTATCGGGAAAACGAGCGTCTGCTCGACGCCCCTGACTGAGAACAAGATCGTGCCAAACCGCAACATGATGTCGATTTGCGTAACTCAAGACAAGCCATCGGCACTGGAGGAGGAGCCGCCTACGGGCGACGGTGCAAAGccgaaggaaagtgaaaatgcgagcaaatatttcaaacaaaccaacatCGGAGCACCGATGAAGTATGCCACCTTCAGCAACCCTCTGCTAACTTCGCGCAAGATCCGCGCGCTGTCTTTGGCGACTTTGAACGAGCGTGAGGACGCGGAGGAACAAGATGAGAGCACTGTGTCCGAGAATGACGATGTGGAGGAACGGAAACTGCGCAACAAAGGGCTGCTACGGCAGTTGATTAGTAAAGACTATAACGCTATgcaaacggtggccgacccGCTGTATCCCATTTTGGATCAACGGAAACGAGCAAtgtcttttagtttgtttcaaaatttcgaAAGACTTCGCAACGAACGTCTGGCCGAGTTGATCGAACAGGAAGAGGAGCAAGCATCAAAGGACAGGGAAGACAAGGGGACAGAGCCCGAGCCAAGGAAAGGCTCCCCTGTGAACGAACCCATCGTGTTGAAAGCGACCGATAACCCACCGCTTCGTGCAACCACTCCGAAGGATAGACGAGCGCTCAGTTTGCCGATCAAATCGTTCAACCTCAACGATGATTCGCACACGCAGCAGCGCATTACCAACGGGAGCGGTAGCGGACAGGAACTGTTTACCCGCCGCAAAAGCACACTCGAGCTTACGCCCCTCATGAACAAGCTCACCGTGCTGGCCGCGAATGATCCCGAGTCTAGCGGCGTATCGAGCTGGGACACGACACCGGGCTGCAGCTACAATATGGCCATTTCGCCCCAGGAGTACATTCCGCAGCGCCGGAAATCACAAGACATATCACAAGTGACCGCCGGCCCCCGAGATGATGACGAAAAGGCCCTGGTCAAGGTGGAGCTGTTCGTTTGCGTGCAACAGAACATGACGCTGGTTCTAGTCATGCAGGAAAAGAACTGCAAAAATCAGCGCTTAGTGCAAACTCTG ttCGAGTCGTGTGTTTCGAAGTTCCTCAGGATTGAGAACGACATTCAGCTCGCGATGAATATTAACGTCGATGGGTACGACAAGGCAGAGGGCTACAGCTTGATCGCTCTCGATTCCGACTGGGATGTGGCGAAAAAGAGTGGCCCATGGAGTACGCTGGAGCTGCAAACAACGGAATCGCTACACAGCTACTTCCGCAAAAGCAATCTGGTGACGGAAGTTACACTGAA ATCGCAAGACTCCGTGCTATACGGGTACCAGTGTGGAATGCGGGAGCTCTTTTATACCCAGCCGGCGAATGCCCAGAGCggtccgccgccaccacagGACGTGATGGGATCGGTTCCGCTATGTGCCAAACGACGCATCGAGCGGGACCATTTTGCGTTGCTGCTGTAG
- the LOC131210359 gene encoding FAD synthase-like, which translates to MDKLEATLKIIDRALTMFGPDELFVSFNGGKDCTVLLDIIHNMNRKEAKRVKCIYVRPLNPFSEIEEFVEVCREHYGISIATVTGSIKTALEAICQEDRQIKACIMGSRKTDPYCERLEPFKETDEGWPKLMRINPLLEWTCDDIWSYIRDHNVPYCSLYDQGYTSIGDRTNTIPNPHLKIETSTGDETYRPAYTLKDADKYERAGRL; encoded by the exons ATGGACAAGCTTGAAGCAACGCTTAAG ATAATCGACCGGGCACTGACCATGTTTGGGCCCGACGAACTGTTCGTATCGTTCAACGGTGGCAAGGATTGTACGGTGCTATTAGACATTATCCACAATATGAACCGAAAGGAAGCGAAGCGGGTCAAATGTATCTATGTTCGTCCCTTGAATCCTTTCAGTGAGATCGAAGAGTTTGTGGAAGTTTGTAGGGAACACTACGGCATCTCGATAGCGACCGTCACTGGCAGCATAAAGACGGCGCTCGAGGCCATCTGCCAGGAGGATCGACAGATCAAAGCCTGCATCATGGGCTCACGGAAAACGGATCCGTACTGTGAACGGCTGGAACCGTTCAAG GAAACCGACGAAGGCTGGCCGAAGCTGATGCGCATCAATCCACTGCTCGAGTGGACGTGTGACGATATTTGGAGCTACATTCGCGATCACAACGTGCCCTACTGTTCTCTATACGACCAAGG CTACACATCGATCGGTGACAGAACAAACACGATACCGAATCCTCATCTGAAGATCGAAACGAGCACCGGGGATGAAACGTACCGCCCGGCGTACACCTTAAAGGACGCGGATAAGTACGAACGGGCTGGTCGTCTATAG
- the LOC131210055 gene encoding cleavage and polyadenylation specificity factor subunit 4: MDTLIANADAWTFKIEKDMNEQFGALSLPFPGMDKSTAAVCLFFNSSDGTECQKGNSCPFRHIRGDRTIVCKHWLRGLCKKGDQCEFLHEYDMTKMPECYFYSRFNACHNKECPFLHIDPESKIKDCPWYDRGFCRHGPNCRHRHVRRVLCNNYLAGFCPDGPECKYMHPRFELPPPPEIKDQTPKRPTTCHYCGELGHKASYCPKMPQEQREATQRMEDAKYRALGYYKHRIHQEQAHNAGGEEGGNFMPQKPPPRPIEEITCFKCGLKGHYANKCTKGHLAFLSNNVQRK; encoded by the exons ATGGATACGCTCATAGCCAACGCTGATGCGTGGACTTTTAAGATAGAAAAGGACATGAACGAACAGTTTGGAGCCCTTTCGCTTCCCTTTCCCGGCATGGACA AATCCACCGCGGCCGTCTGTCTATTCTTCAACTCATCCGATGGAACCGAGTGCCAAAAGGGAAACTCGTGCCCTTTCCGACACATCCGCGGCGATCGCACGATCGTGTGCAAACACTGGCTGCGGGGACTGTGCAAGAAGGGTGACCAGTGCGAGTTCCTGCACGAGTACGATATGACCAAGATGCCCGAGTGTTACTTCTACTCACGGTTCAACGCCTGCCACAACAAGGAGTGCCCGTTCTTGCACATCGATCCGGAGAGCAAGATCAAAGACTGCCCGTGGTACGATCGTGGGTTCTGCCGGCACGGCCCGAACTGTCGGCATCGGCACGTGCGCCGGGTGCTGTGCAATAACTATCTGGCCGGCTTCTGTCCCGATGGGCCCGAGTGTAAGTACATGCACCCACGGTTCGagctaccgccaccgccggaaatCAAGGATCAAACACCGAAGCGACCCACCACCTGCCACTACTGCGGCGAACTGGGCCACAAAGCATCCTACTGTCCAAAGATGCCACAGGAG CAACGCGAAGCTACGCAGCGGATGGAAGATGCCAAGTATCGAGCGCTCGGGTACTACAAACATCGGATTCATCAGGAACAGGCCCACAATGCTGGTGGCGAGGAGGGTGGCAATTTCATGCCACAAAAGCCACCACCGCGACCCATAGAAGAGATTAC GTGTTTCAAGTGCGGCCTCAAGGGTCATTATGCCAACAAGTGCACCAAGGGACATTTGGCGTTCCTCTCGAACAACGTCCAGCGGAAATAG